AGCAATCGTATTTACACCGCGACGACGTACTCTGTGGTCGGCAGATAAGCCATGGCGGGAAACGTCAAAAAGGAGATGTCAATGTCATTGTCAAGGAAGGAGGGAGTTGATTTGAATATGGAGTCGTGTTCTTGtattttctgatttaatttgtttgttattgaTATAAATCCTCATGTTTTCAAGTTGTATTAATGATTTATGGTAAAACGAACCTATTTCACAAATGAGTTTACTTTTTGTGTCACCTTTTCCTTCTGGTTTTAACAATAGTCTATTACGATTAAGAAGCTATTAGGTACGTCCAACATATTCTTAATTTTCCCCCTCCCTCCCCAGGAAAGCGCCCTACTAGTCgagcgccgcgcgcgccgcctagcgggctgggcgggcggcgcgggggcagGCCCGCGGGAGAAGTGCGCGCGcctcaccgccgccgccgccgtgttGGCTGTGGACCACGTCAGCCATGCTGTGGACTTGAGGAGGCCTGCTGTGGGGGTTAAAGAGCTACTGGCGAGGAGGTAAATATAATACTACATTAGCacctatttatacataactaaAAACCAGCGGTACAAACTCGCAACATGACATGAGCGAAGTCAAGGTAGGAGAGACCTTCTTCTAAGTACCTACGAGTGGGAGTGGTCACGTGAGCTGTGGACTTGAGACCCGCTGTAGGGATAAAAGAGCTACGAGCTACGTCGCGCGCGCCGCCTAGCGggctgggcgggcggcgcgggggcagGCCCTCGGGAGAAGTGCGCGCGcctcaccgccgccgccgccgtgctgGCCGTGGACCATGTCAGCCATGCCGTGGACTTGAGGAGACCCGCTGTGGGGGTTAAAGAGTTGTTGGCGAGGAGGTAAATACAGGGCAaaagagtatactaagccgaaagggggtacTCCGGGTgctattctgaacaacttttgtttctacgagttttggaaattcaccTAAACCTACACATAACTAACAACCAGCGCGATACGACCTCGCAACATGCGCGAAGTCAAGGTAGGATAGACCTTCTTCTTCTAAGTACCTACGAGTGGGAGTGGTCACGAGAGCCACGCTGTGGACTTCAGGAGACCCAGTGTAGGGGTAAAAGAGCTACTGGCAAGGAGGTAAGAGCCGTATAAGACCGGCTGTAGCCGTTATAATACTACTAACTAGGAGACGTAATGCGAGCTAGCAACGTCGACATTGCAGTCTATCTACGTATTTAAAAACCCGCATCTAAAACCgttgagtaaataacaaaatctaaGCATACATAGATTATGATAGACGCGAAAAGCTTGTACAGAAGTATACTTaacctaaaattaaattaaatcttaattTCAGGACGGACTTCAAAATGGAAGACATAAAGAGATTGAAGCTGTAAGATGAAGAAGGAAATAATATGcatttatttactatattcCAATTAATACGTTAAGTTTATTGAATTTATCAACTTATAacctaatttatataaaattaaacagtattttagtaaaaaaccaacagatttttatttcaacatttATTGTTCTTAAACTTTGTGTAGAGATATAGAAATTTGTGAATTGTGTCATTAATAAGATTATAAAACATTTACGGACAGTGGACAACattcatacataaatatttaacaagAAAATAACACCACATAGCAGTGCATCTATTAAATGTCATACAAATAAGGCACGCATACAAAATAGGGGGCTATTTGCATTGCTATAAATCACttacatttaatataaatgtatgtacaaAATAGATTTCTGATGATCAATACTACATGCCATGCTTACACATTATCATTTACGACAATACCTAGTAAGTAACGTCTTGAACTTAAATCCTATTGCTCAAACATTGCATGAAAGTTTTTAATTCGTTGTTCTAATCTAATTCACCCGTTTGAACAGGATGAATTGAAAATACTACTCACAAAGCTGCAAATATACTCATCCCTCCCTACCCCCATACACACAAGACGTGTACAATACAACTAGCGCTTGCTGAATTAGACAACAGATAAAATACATCAGTGTactaacattataaaaaatctattttcAATATTCGGAGCAACATGTTTAAGTAGTAGTAGggtgtattatgtataaatcaTAATGTACGACTTCAAATGGACAATAATTCTTCCCTGTATTACACCACCTATGTATAGATTttcaaatataaaacatatttatgttgatatcaaattataaaactaAGACTTAACACGAATtggttaaatttaaattctttttttatattaattacgtTAATTAGATATGTACCGACCCGACTCGTACCTCGTactaataagtatattttaaagtagtaataagctttttgaaaatatgtaaattttaattgattGATATTTAAATTGGTAAATCCCTTTTTGTATATctctaatttatatttaattttgtttgcctgattatatttatcattgtttttatgatttaaaattaattctttacaataaaaatgtaGTAAGTAGATAAGTTATGAAATATGTGCAGGTACTCTAGGTGATAATGATACTATTATCGTTGTATACCGAttgttatatattattatgtaattataacATTGCCGCCATGCAGACTTACACTTAAAGCGAAAAaggattttatttacattaactGTGCACCAAGTTGATTAAAAAACTCATTCCTAGTTATGTAACTAGGAATGAGTAGTACTTATTGAtatataacaaataaattcatCAGAAAAATAGAAAGTCACATAAAatagataattttatataaaatgtcaTGATTAAAGAAAGATTCATTATCCaaattatttagatttttgaTTCATCAAGAGAACatcatatttcataatgtCGAAAATTCTTTGGTTAGTCTTTTCCAAGCTGTCGTCAATAACCTTAATTATGagtaaattaagtataaaaaatgcATTAACAATACAAGAACGCGAATATTAATAGAAAGTAACAATTAAAACAAGTTTAGTTAATAAATCATTAGGTGAAGTAATACTTATTCTATACTcttatttttcattataaaaataggagCTGTTCcatatttatgatttatgtAATCCAGTAAATACTGATATGTATCTTTTTTATCTCGggtaatacatatatacaatAACAGCCCCTATTTCTATTCGCGAATTAGTTGCAAACTGACCAAAAGACAGCGCTGTGCCAGGCGAGGGCCTAAAACATGTCTTCAAAAGcattttataaattctttaaacATCTTCGAACAAAGCGGTAGTGGAACCTTGAAACCCTTATTTTACACTGAATTCATGTTGACATACATTACACTTAACCATACCGATCTTTCCAATATCGATTGATCAATACTGTAAATAACTTTACTTCTCcaaaacaaatgaatataAGCCGTTACTTTAAACACAATTGTAACTTCCTTAGAAAATTACACAATGTGGCTGAAAGATTCCACTACCCTTGTCCTCCTGTCCCCCCCCTCCCCTCTAGTACCCCTCTCTGGGCGTAGTGACGGCGCTAGTGGTCTGCTTGGAGACAACACGCGAGCCCTGCGCCAGCCCGCCCGCCTTCACCGCCTGGTACTTGAGGTAGCAGTCCGCCAGGTACGCCGCGCATGCGCCGTAGCCGAAGAACTGAGGGCAGAGGGGTTATTAGTTAGATTGGTTGATTGGCGTAGACCTATCGGAATTAACTCTAGCATTTTCAGCCAAAAATCGTTCACTGCTCTCTGTCTTTTCCCTGTCGGCTTTCCATATCCAGTCCTTCATCACCTAAGACACTAGAAATGAGCATACTTCTCTTTTCAATACCGTCAGACTTTAAACGGAACAACTGTTagtttattatctatattatctTGGTGGAGGATAAATGATTCATAATTGCGGTTCTTTTTTTGGCtgtttgatttattttgattaGCAAGATGTTTGATGCTGATAGTAGTAGtgcaaattaattaaaagatAACATTCTAAATCATCAATAAAGCACAGTACCGAACGTAGCAATATTGTGTActcgtaggtacttattatagtTGCTTATCATTATCACTCCATGTATTTTCGGTCATTCACGCTGCACGCTATCAAACAACTAAATTCCCGGAAACATTCTGATTCACAGCAGAATTATACAAACAATACTTCAGTTATGAATCCAAGTGTGTTGATGAATATCTCGAATCCCAATCTGATGATGACTTTGGTTaaagtccagcagtggatgatttggatgaataatatctaacgaaaaaaaaacaacttcgaaaaaccactaaaaagtaaCGTTAGTAAAGAacgttcctgcttaggtatatttttactgtCACAAAGAATTGgtgtaaattatttcttacttttttgtatttttttaagtcagtttttaatattttttttattattattttgttatttattatataatataatgcatATAATTAAgcagtatgtacctatacacaAGGTATAGTACCTtgtgtataggtacatactgcTTAATTTGTTTGATAAGGAAAAATGTTggatgtaaaattttaacacgCAAAATACACAAGAATGTTAATAGAATTTTCtttgtaacataaataacgttaCAGAAGTACCATGAACTTATAAATAGCAATAAAATCAATGAccagaaaacaaacacaataaaaatttaCGGGACGGTGGACTGCCTGCACTTCAACAATGGCTTTATCCATCAAGCAGCTTGTGTCTATTTcaatagttttaaatatatGTGTCGCTTGGAAGCCTATAACCCTATACAGTGATTTTGGTTCTTCAATTGATCAAGAATTCTTTATCAAAGTTTATCCATGGATCGTTAACAATATGGGCCACGAAATTAGAGTCTCCTACAATTTCATTGGCAGCGGCTTAGACAGTAGCCGACTGATGTGTGCTCTTCGGAACATAAAGAACATTCTTTACGAAAGCCAATTTCTCATGTGCGCAgctaatttgtattttttacggAGAGAATATGACGTTTTTTACCACTGCATACCTGATGGAATTGACGTCCCACTGAAGCCGTATAGTACGTGCGTGCAAAAACAAGGACCATCATTGGTCAGACAAAGCATGAAGACGCTTGACAGGAttcaaaatagtaaaaatactCCTCTGATCGATTTGGGACACAGGCAATACACTAGCTATAAGACTTTTGATAATGCTGCCATGATACTTGAAACAATTTGCAAACTTTTTGGACGAAACAGGCCTATAAGATGCGATAACCCTTCCGTACTACCGACTGGCTACTCGTCATCTGAATAGGAACTTACTTGTAAACTATTCTGCCGTCAATAGCGTAAACGCAGTACAATTTAGGCGGTTTCGAGAAAAACGCGGTCAAAGGTTTGTGGTGATATtcttccatatttttttttatcacatCTTGACGGTTTATACCTTAAatcattggtactcaaccttttttatataagggccACAAATACGTTTAAGTCATGGTGTTGCGGGCcgcaagcaatttttttaactattataaagcgatgtaaactatcgaataataatataaaaaaaacacatgcatatacctacagcATATACTTTGTGttaaaagtatcgggattagataaataaaacaaaaaatgattgttattcatccaaatttcttttatcaccttcaaagtatgctccttcagaaacgatacacatacgccagTTTGTTAAAGATGATAATGATtaaattaaagattttatGAACTTTTGAACTTTGTATTACTGATTTTACTTTACAGTCGTATTTAAGAGTAGTTAGGCTAGCGATTAAGTGCACGTCTTGCTTGCGCGGTGGCTCTGATCGGTTCATAATAACGTTAGTAACACAGCCTTAAACGccataacatttttttaaacgctgtttccaGAGTTATGTTTAGTATTTAATTCACACAACTCTGGtaacagcgtttaaaaaaatgtagtgATGATTagataattcgttggcgtatgtgcatcgtttctgaaggagctaACTTTGAAGATGATAAAagaaatttggatgaataagaaacatattttgttttatggataaaatcccgataggtactttttacacaaaatgtatattctctattatctctcatggcacgcgggccactgataaaggcccggcgggccgcagtttgagtatagctgcCTTAAATAAAAGAAGACCTTTGCCCCCATCTGTCACTCAATTTTAGACCAAAACTTTGCAATATAACGGCACAATAAACTTATTCTAAGTATATCCTAAAATATCCTGAAGGAGGATACTTAGCATTAATACAGTAAGtacgtattttatttcatttatgcTAATTTACCATACAACGTTATAATGAAATTTATAGTGGTTATCCTGATTTCACCACGAGTTTTGCTTCTCCTCTAAAACACATCCTCAAAATCCACATTAGAAACTACATCAACACaatcattttaaattattttatattgtttattattgttataagtaggtagagcCTGACTAcccaaaatttaaaaaaaatatatgtagtaTCACTGTCTTATGAAGGTAGAACGAAGAACGTAGTACAGGAGCAACTGAACCAGTGGCGAGACACCCTAGAGAGTGTGGGATTGAGACTGAGTAGGACCAAAACAGAATATGTGTTCTGTCAATTCGGAGGGCCTACTTCAGCTGCGTCGATATCTCTGGGTACCTCGCCACTGGCAGTAGGTGAGGATTTCCGATACCTCGGTTCCCTTCTACAGAGTGATGGAAGTATTGACAGGGATGTGACGAGACGAATGAATGCGGGATGGATGAAATGGAAACAACTCACCGGCACGACGTGTGATCGCAGGATGCCAATTAAGATCAAaggcaaaatatataaaagcgtCATAAGGCCGGTGATGTTGTATGGGGATGAGTGCTGGGCAACCAAAGTATGCGATGAGAAAAGGATGCATGTGACAGAGATGAGAATGTTGAGATGGATGTGTGGTGTGACAAGAAAAGATAGAATACGAAATGAATATATAAGGTACCGCGTACCGCGATTTAAGTACCTGGGGCACTGGGTATCCGAGTCGCAATCAGATGATTGGGACATTGAGAGGGAGCGTAGGGCGTTGGCAGTCAGAAGTAACATGCTGATCCGTAGGTTTGCAAGATGTACAAAGAGTGTAAAAATCACATTATTTAGGGCCTATTGCCAATCCTTTTACACTTGCGCCCTGTGGATCAGCTTTACTCAAAAGGCTTACAACGCCCTACGCgttcaatataataatgcgTTCAGGATGCTGTTGGGGCTGCCTCGGTACTGCAGCGCGTCAGGGATGTTCGCCGAGGCACACGCTGATGGATTTCATGCCATCATGAGGAAGCGAGTAGCCTCCCTGATGCGGCGGGTGCGTGCCAGCACCAACAGCCTCCTGACCACTATAGCAGAGAGAGTAGACAGTCCGCTGCTACGATCTTTGATGTGTGCACATGTTATGCCGTGTAAATGGGCGGCtaaataatttacctatttaattattatatgtcattttaatttaatttaattgaataccattactaacataatttttaagttcattgttactaacaaaatatggatcaatccgaaataaatgatttatttatatttatttattataagggGAAGTATGAAAGTGGCTCCTATAGTGGAGAAGTTGAAAAGCCATCGCCATTCTTGGTTTGGGCATGTCATGAGAAGAGAAGATAACTGTTATGTTACAAAAAAAGGGTTGGAAATGAGACCTGAAAGAAGGCGTAAGAGgggaagaccaagaaagacgtggcttgattgcgGCACGGctgtaccatccttttctcgaagcaattcaggccattttcgaccccctgtaacttccttgtggataaaactagaagactgaattttcagTAACCATGTAGGCATTataaagacacggtatatttcaaatttaattcaatttaaatcagtactttaaaaattaaaacgggtcaaagtttcttaattttgtctcactcactcactcaccgatcataaaaattctaaggcacttctagcagacctagaagcttcaaatttggaatgtAAGTAGTGCTTGGTGTATGAATCAAGGAAAATCTAAAATATTGGGGGAGGGGGGTGTCGAGtaaaatttttcaatttttttccagttttgtaggtaggtacataactgctTAAATAACTTCATAAATATAGGCGCACGATAGTGCCCTTGCCAAATCGAGCAAAAAATTCCCGTCATGtaccgaaaaaaaatattaaaactgtctaaaaaatacaaaaagaaatgagatgccatcaaaaacaatacttgtcaaaaaaaacaagtctcgcaactcagttgttctacgataaaaagttgtgagatccatgtaataccaagtcaTATCCATGTAATACTTAATAAGCGACTTCCTGTCTTAATATATTGACTTGGTcatcgcactaaataatttaattaacacgtgtttTCATGCGATGGCCGAGTCAATATATTAAGACAGGAAGTCGCATATTAAGTATTACATGGATAtgacttggtattacatggatctcacaactttttaccgtagaacaactgcggctgtccaatttcaaaacacagtaacagccaagagacaaaatgttcaggagagccaaaaaacgtttctgtcccttcatttcaatgccctggtaaaacaatgatacatatctaaacgaatgtaagcttaaaagaaccggcagaacctaggctttacatacaatactatttcatttaaatatgactaatattgttgctgtaatgcacaaaagaaaacactaactaggttttaaatggttttctcaccctaaaaccgccctcactgaccattttataacctagtaagagccattattgtgtaatttaagacaagtaaagtatattgaaattgcaataataacgtaataatttatatgttttttttatttttttatatgttttggatCTTTCgcataatataaatcaaattttgcagcacttttacacgaccgCACTAAGTAATACGAGTAGCTGAAATACcggcatatttttaagttttatctaaattaaccaaatcgccatattaagaaggcatgtctgacacgaacattatttatggctgccttaaattagacaatattttctaaattttgagctaaaattagtttacaatgtttgagttttttttggtttatgcaaaatagggctagtagaataattctgacgagaaaggtctctatggcttttataaagaagacaaaatttccttatgttctacttttaattcacctctctaggtctcattggttcaaagatacaggttctgaaatatctgatattttttcgaaaaaagtgtttgtaataatgtatgccatttgtgacttactaaaattaacgggcaaaaattgacctttgctgaccatttcaaaacctagtaagcgccattgacaattttaaaacctagtaagtcattttcacttactgtgttttaaaatggttggtggctcttactgtgttttaaaatggttttcgtggcatttttgttttcgcagggtggagttactaggtttttagaaattttattttcgtttctaagctgttttttgatattctgacaatgcaggaatctgcggaatcgcctaaaataatgtataaatcaaagacccgtttttttttaaagttggcgcttactgtgttttgaaattggacagccgATTACTGAGTtgcgagacttggtttttttgacaagtattgtttttgatggcaTAATGTTGTCAAATACTATtttcaagtacctacctatcttttTACACTATGTATTTTACCTTTTATTTCGCTATAACTACAAAAACAAGAGAGCACACTCACCGCAGCGGCCTCATGCGCGGAGTCGTACACCGACacggcgagcgaggaggccaGCAGGTAGAAGAAGGCCCACAGCCCGCAGAACACGAACTCGATCTTCAGCCACGGGATGCGGTAGAACTTCTCCACGAAGTGGAACAGGTACAGCCCGAGCAGGATGCCCGTGAACCAGAACGCCACCATCGAGATCCAGGAGAAGAAGGCGCCCTTGCCGTTGTTGTTGAACCGCGAGCACTGGATGCAGATGAACCCGAGCAGCGACAGCAGCTGGAAGTGAGGGTTAGTTAGTTGTGTaaagtagtttttgtttgtggtTGTTTTATGCCTACTCCCTATAAGTTTCTAATTTCATAACTACAcatttcatgaattttattcctcatttatggATAGGATAGCTAGATTGGATTTACCTAGACTGCTTTTTCCCAAGCTGGAAATCCCTATATATAAGAAACTTGAAATCTAATCCTAAATGAacttaaaatgaataaaaaaattcttGAACTCCATTTGACTGTGGGATCTATTGCGCGTACATATTGAGTGTACATTGCGTTACATTTGAAACCCCTTTGTTTGAGTCCATGGCATAACTTTGTTCAACATTATTTAGCTTCTAATCTCTGACTTCTCATTTCTTAATCTTTATACAGTcatactataattatgtatgtaaaaacTCCATCATGTTCAATCCAGGTGCATGctcctggccctgtagcacaggtcACTATTAAAatgtgacaagagttctccctCGCGCGCGCTCTTggggctgcgcgatgtgagtgagcacGGACAACTAATAAATTCATCTCTCATACTCATGACCAAGCTAAAAACTACATATGGAAAGACGCAAGTAAAAACGAAAGCTCACCACTTGTGCGGCCTTGAGTGCGCCGGGCCAGGTGCGGATGTAGGTCTTGTCGAAGCGGATGTTGGTCTGCACGCTTGTGCTGGATGTCACCGTGGTGGTGGTCGTGTGCTGCCCTGGGAACCCTGCTTCCGCCATCTTTGTTTATCTGCCAACAGTAGttgtaactaagtattcataagttttttaaaaatatgttgctGTTTTTTGGGGTAAAAAGTTGTAACACATCCTATCATTAtagtaaatagtttttttcgtATTGTTTGAATTCTGTATCATTTTTAAATCTCTATTAGTCATAAAAAGATTTTGGAATATTAtaaacaagaaaaagcaaACTTGCtgttattaagtaagtaagtaggtacttaggtaggtagtttcaaaataatttaagtgtCCTATTCTCCTTACCAAAACTGTATGTTGAATTTCTTAGTAATATACATTGATTAGTGGTTCATCTATCAATAGGGAGCACATCCTTGCCTCTgcatctattttttatttcccCCAGAAGGGAAACTATGCACAAAGTAAACACTACTTTAAAGACCTAaggaaataatataaaatagtaacTCACACTGTCAGTAGGTATAGCTAAAGGCGTCTATTCGATCTAAGTACTTAaacctaattattataaataattacctGCAAGAGAAAGTGAACAGTTACTGTGACTTTTACATAATATCGGTATTGTTAAACCGGTCATTACCAAACAATATTATGTGAAAATGAGGACGACTAGACTAGCCCACCCGGGCTAGGACCACCCGTCATCACCGAAAATAGCAATTATTGAGCAATTCCCTGGACAAATAATGGGGGCAATAATATGAATGAACACTTTATACTAAATAAAATGGACTTACCTGAGTTTATAGCTGAAACACTGTGAAAACCAACACTTTTCCTTATCTATATACGGTTTAAAAGTAGGCGTATCAGTAAGAGCAATCAGTATTAgcaataaaatagtaaatgaTTGATTGTGTTGTGAAAAAGAGTGAAGAAATTAAGTCCAA
This is a stretch of genomic DNA from Plutella xylostella chromosome 4, ilPluXylo3.1, whole genome shotgun sequence. It encodes these proteins:
- the LOC105394304 gene encoding plasmolipin, translated to MAEAGFPGQHTTTTTVTSSTSVQTNIRFDKTYIRTWPGALKAAQVLLSLLGFICIQCSRFNNNGKGAFFSWISMVAFWFTGILLGLYLFHFVEKFYRIPWLKIEFVFCGLWAFFYLLASSLAVSVYDSAHEAAAFFGYGACAAYLADCYLKYQAVKAGGLAQGSRVVSKQTTSAVTTPREGY
- the LOC125490616 gene encoding uncharacterized protein LOC125490616, whose product is MALSIKQLVSISIVLNICVAWKPITLYSDFGSSIDQEFFIKVYPWIVNNMGHEIRVSYNFIGSGLDSSRLMCALRNIKNILYESQFLMCAANLYFLRREYDVFYHCIPDGIDVPLKPYSTCVQKQGPSLVRQSMKTLDRIQNSKNTPLIDLGHRQYTSYKTFDNAAMILETICKLFGRNRPIRCDNPSVLPTGYSSSE